Within the bacterium genome, the region GCCGTCCTGCGACGCCTGGCGGAGGCCGCGCAGCACGTACCGCGCCGTCGCGGGGCCGACGATGCCGTCGAGCTGGACCACGTCGACCACGGCGCCGCCGGACGCGCCGGCCGCCGGCGGCGCGCCGATCCCGGCCCACACCGCGAACCCGAACGCCAGCAGCGTCGCGAACAGCGACAGCACCGCCCCAAGGCGCACCCGCGGGGACATGGGGTGCTGTTCTACGCCCCCGGAGGCGCCTCCTGTCCGCCGCCGCGCCGCGGGAGTCCACGTGACGGTGACGTTACCCGGCCGGCCCATCGTCCGGGATCCCGGCCGCGTGCCGGGCCAACCGCGCGTGGAGCGCCCGGACGTCGGCCAGCGTGTTGATCTCTTCCCGCGGCTTGTCGTCGCGAATCCTGACGATGCGCGGGAAGCGCAGGGCGAAGCCGGAGTCGTGTCGCTCGCTCTTCGTGACCGCGTCGAACGCGACTTCGAGCACGATCGCGGGCTCCACGAGACGGACCGCACCGAGATCGCGCCGCGTGTGCGCCTGGAACCACGCGCTGAGTCGGGCGATCTCCTGGTCCGTCAGTCCGGAGTACGCCTTGCCGATCGTGGCGAGGCGCGCTCCATCGCGCACCGCGAACGTGTAATCCGAGAGCACGCCCGCGCGTTTGCCGTGGCCGTACTCGGCGGCGACGACCACGACGTCGAGCGTCCCCACCCCCGGCTTCCATTTCGTCCACAGCCGACCGCGGCGGCCCGGCTGGTACGGCGAGTCGGGGCGCTTCATCACGATCCCCTCGTTGCCCGCGGCGCGCGCCTCCTGAAATCTCGTCTCGAGGTCCTCGGGCGTCCGCGCCAGCTCCCCGGCGCTCAGGCGCACGCCACCCTGCCGCGGCACGAGTGCTTCGAGCGCCGCCCGCCGCTCGGACAGCGGGGCGTCAATGAGGTTGCGGCCGTCGCGATGCAGGAGGTCGAACGCGAAGAGCGCCACGGGGATCTCGTCCAGGAGCGCGCGGGGATCCCGCCGCTGGAGGCGCTGCTGGAGCCGGAAGAACCCCAGCGGGCGCGTCCCCCGCCATGCGACCACCTCGCCGTCCAGGATGTAGTCGGCGCTGAGCGATCCGAGCGGCCCCGTGAGCTCAGGGAACGCGGGGGTCACATCGTCGAGCGTCCTCGACAGGATCACGACCCGGGCGGCGGTTCGGTGGACCTGCACCCGGATCCCATCGTACTTGTCCTCGACCCACAGGATCGGCGACGCGGCGTCGAACGCCTCGGCGGGTGCGGCCACGGGGCTCGCCAGCATGAACCGGAACGGGCGCCCGGGCTCGATCGCCACCGCCCCGAGCGTGCCAGCCCGCGCGCGGACCGCGATCTCACCGGGCTCCGCGACGAGGAGCGCCGCCCTGCGTACGTCGGCGGCGTCCCGTCCGAACGCCGCGGCGATCGCCGGCAGCAGCAACCCCTCGCGCAACCCGACCCGCATGTCCGAGGTCATGATCTTGACGAGGTAGGCGGCCTCCCGCGGCGTCGACCCTTGCAACAGCCCGCGGAGCGCGGCCGTCTTCGCCCTCCTCGAGGCCGCGCCCTGGGCGGACGCGATCGCGGCGAACGCGCGGGCGACGTCGGCGAGCGTGAGCGGCGCGGAGAACAGCGCGGGCGGCGGCGGATAGCGCCGCAGCAGCGTCGCCGCGGCGTCGCCGAGATCCCCGTGCGCACGGTACGTCGCGTGGAACTCCGCGTCGGGGGCGTGCACCAACTCCCGGAGCACGCGGCCGATCGCCACCCATCCGACGCCGAGCCGCCGGGCGTCACCGTGGGGGAACGGGGCCCCGCTGAGAAACGTGCACGCCCGCCGGAGGTCGTCGGCGGCGAGCGTGGCGAGGTACCGGCTCAACCGATCCGTCTTCGCCAGCGTGCTCGGCGTCGCGCGCACCTCGTCCAGCGCCGCGGCGAGATCGGCGAATCGGGCGCTGTCGGGATCCCGGGAGCCCGCGGCCCCGCCGGCGCTCTCCGGAGCGGGGCGGGACGCATCGCGCTCGGAACCGGCCGTGCGGGCCTCCTATAGGGTGGACCGCGCCATCACGAGGCACGCGATCGTCACGGTGTAGGCCTGCTCGGCGTCCTTGGCCTTGAACCCGATGGCGCGGGCGTTGACGCGCGTCACGCCCGGGATCAACATGCACCGGTCCGCCATCCCCGTGTAGTGCCACTCGATCTCGAGCGCCACCGGCCGCGGGATGACGAACGGCTTGAGATCTTTCACGCGCTTGAGCGCGCGCAGGGCGCCGTCCTTGATCCGGCGGCGCGCCTCGACCGGCTGGTACGACCGCGCGGCCACGCGCCCGATCGCCTCCTTCACCGCCACGGCCTCCACCTGCGGGATCAGCTTCTTGACCTGCGCCACCGCCGTGCCGTCGCCGGTCACGAGCGCCACCGGCACCTTGAAGAACCCGGCCAGCGCCGCGTTCATCCCGGGCTCGCCGACCACGAGATTACCGAGCTTGATCTGCCGCACCGACGCGCTGCTGAACGAATGGTCCAGGATCGCGTTGGCCGTGCCGGCAATGCCGTGGTACCCGGTGAAGAACACGGCGTCGAACGACGCGTCGATCCCCTGCATCATGCTGTAGGGCTTCGGGCTCCCGCTGATGAGCTGGACCTGCGGATGCAGCTCCTCGATCAGGATGTTCCGCATGTCGGCGTGGGAGTCGTTGACGACGATCTCCTTGGCCCCGCCCTCGATCGCGCCGAGCGCCGCCGCGTTGACCTCCTCGGTCATCAACCGCCGGAACCGGGCATACTCGGGGTGTTTCGCCATGACCTGTTCCCAGTCGGTCACACCGGCCGTGCCTTCCATGTCCGCGGAGATGAAGACCTTCATGGACTCCCCCCTTGGGGACGCCGTATCGGGCCAGCGTCCTGGAATACGCGCTCGCTGCTAGGACACCTTCTCGAGCGTGAACACCGCCCGCATCTCGCCGACCACCCGTCCATCGGTGCCGCGGATCTCCGGCCGGTAGTGCGCCGCGAGCGCGTCCAGGTCCGACGCGCTCACGAACTCGAGCTGCCGAAGCGTCTCCAAGACCACCGCTCCCAACCCGCGCCGGCTGCCGTCCTCGATCTTGACGCCGATCCCCCAGCCGCGGTCGAGGAGCCCGATCCCAGACACGCCCTCGGCGCCCTCCTTCGCGACGAGCCGGCCGGGGAGCGCCTCCATCAGGACCGTGTCCAAGCGGCCGGTGCCGGCCACCATGCGCGGATGGGCGACCATCACGCGCGCAAGGCGCGCCGCCGCGGCGGACCGCCGAGGCCCCAGGTCCGACGGATCGGCGAGCCGGGCGAACGCGAGCGCGGTCTGCCAGACGGTGAGGTGGAACGTCGGCACGCCGCACCCGTCGGTGCCGGTGGCCAGGGCGTCGCTCGGCACCCCGCAGAACTCGCCCACGATCCTGGCGA harbors:
- a CDS encoding M55 family metallopeptidase, with the translated sequence MKVFISADMEGTAGVTDWEQVMAKHPEYARFRRLMTEEVNAAALGAIEGGAKEIVVNDSHADMRNILIEELHPQVQLISGSPKPYSMMQGIDASFDAVFFTGYHGIAGTANAILDHSFSSASVRQIKLGNLVVGEPGMNAALAGFFKVPVALVTGDGTAVAQVKKLIPQVEAVAVKEAIGRVAARSYQPVEARRRIKDGALRALKRVKDLKPFVIPRPVALEIEWHYTGMADRCMLIPGVTRVNARAIGFKAKDAEQAYTVTIACLVMARSTL
- a CDS encoding asparaginase; protein product: MARAPLVQVTRGTARESLHRGAVAVVDCAGRLRYRAGDPEMELFLRSSAKPLQAIPLVESGAAETFGFGEEEVAVTCGSHSAEPEHLAAVRSILDKAGLDEGALQCGVHPPLGAAQAAALERAGRAPTALHHNCSGKHAGMLATCRARGWPVETYRAPEHPVQREIARIVGEFCGVPSDALATGTDGCGVPTFHLTVWQTALAFARLADPSDLGPRRSAAAARLARVMVAHPRMVAGTGRLDTVLMEALPGRLVAKEGAEGVSGIGLLDRGWGIGVKIEDGSRRGLGAVVLETLRQLEFVSASDLDALAAHYRPEIRGTDGRVVGEMRAVFTLEKVS